The following proteins are co-located in the Caldivirga sp. genome:
- a CDS encoding SRPBCC family protein produces MVHFTVRKSVKASKDVVLGIISNVEDYPKYWHGHREVKIIDRSEDTLHVYIKFAFNGPLNHGDAYVKVSNDGVLFNFISGPFKGTHRIHVADGELISDWDIELHPLLIPVKGWIINHFKQGSEHALERIIKDAESHSGKANT; encoded by the coding sequence ATGGTGCATTTCACTGTTAGAAAAAGTGTAAAAGCCTCCAAGGACGTGGTTTTAGGTATAATATCTAATGTTGAGGATTACCCTAAGTACTGGCATGGACATAGAGAAGTGAAGATAATTGATAGAAGTGAAGACACGCTACATGTCTACATTAAATTCGCCTTCAATGGACCATTAAACCACGGTGATGCTTACGTTAAAGTTAGTAATGATGGAGTGTTGTTTAATTTCATTAGTGGACCATTTAAAGGAACCCACAGGATCCATGTTGCTGACGGTGAACTAATTAGTGACTGGGACATTGAGCTACATCCATTGTTAATACCAGTTAAGGGCTGGATTATTAATCATTTTAAGCAAGGCTCTGAGCATGCATTGGAGAGGATAATTAAGGATGCTGAGTCACATTCAGGGAAGGCAAATACCTAA
- a CDS encoding ATP-binding protein, which translates to MERFKKGINERLILVLGLRRIGKSSLVLSVLNSLSMDYLFIDVRKLYDNVSKKVPVERIYDELKSSLGKLSFKERLKDLIKDVDLSLGSVGIRLRPSETRNNIVRVFDALNDVGKRIIIVFDEAQYLRYSTSGLRPLLAYIYDNLRNITLVLTGSEVGLLHDFLGIDDPSSELYGRYFFTAELTPFNREKSIDFLRRGFAELNTNVEDYVWEKAVNELDGIVGWLTYFGKLYLDKGLEALDEVKELGINMVKSEIEELYSRSQYYQYIMEATATLEEAKWSDILRYVMAKTGRRPTNATLSRDLRNLVKMGFLIEVNDKYRIPDPIVKYAVLNMAR; encoded by the coding sequence ATTGAGAGATTTAAGAAAGGTATCAATGAGAGATTAATCCTAGTTCTTGGCTTAAGGAGAATCGGTAAATCAAGCTTAGTCCTCTCCGTATTGAATTCACTAAGCATGGATTACTTATTCATAGATGTTAGGAAGCTTTATGACAATGTTTCAAAGAAGGTACCAGTGGAAAGGATTTACGATGAACTTAAATCATCATTAGGTAAGTTAAGCTTTAAGGAGAGGCTTAAGGACTTAATTAAGGATGTAGACTTATCCTTAGGTTCTGTTGGAATTAGGTTAAGGCCTTCGGAGACTAGAAATAATATAGTGAGGGTGTTTGATGCGTTAAATGATGTTGGAAAAAGAATAATAATAGTGTTTGATGAAGCCCAATACCTTAGGTACTCAACCTCAGGCCTAAGGCCGCTATTGGCCTACATTTATGATAACCTCAGGAACATAACACTAGTTCTTACTGGTAGTGAAGTTGGCTTACTGCATGATTTTCTTGGTATTGATGATCCATCTTCAGAATTATACGGTAGATACTTCTTCACTGCGGAGTTAACGCCATTCAATAGGGAAAAGTCCATTGACTTCCTGAGAAGAGGATTCGCCGAGTTAAATACTAATGTTGAGGATTATGTTTGGGAAAAGGCAGTGAATGAATTAGATGGTATTGTTGGTTGGTTAACCTACTTTGGTAAGTTATACTTAGATAAAGGCTTAGAGGCCCTGGATGAGGTTAAGGAATTAGGCATTAACATGGTCAAGAGTGAAATTGAGGAATTATACTCAAGAAGCCAGTATTACCAATACATAATGGAAGCCACAGCGACACTTGAGGAAGCCAAGTGGAGTGATATTCTAAGGTATGTAATGGCTAAGACAGGTAGAAGGCCAACGAATGCAACATTATCAAGGGATTTAAGGAACCTTGTGAAGATGGGTTTTCTAATTGAAGTGAATGATAAATACAGAATTCCTGACCCAATAGTAAAGTACGCAGTATTAAATATGGCTAGGTAA
- a CDS encoding cob(I)yrinic acid a,c-diamide adenosyltransferase: protein MGLILVYTGDGKGKTTAALGLVLRAYGHGLKSIVAHVMKTLIYRGQWVGEYSALLKMSDLVEVYYMSEEALRSPRDVFSKAIERSIMVKPFLLILDEVNNAVEGGLLTSSEVIDGLRKLPNEVNVVLTGRNAPSEFLELADLVTEFKPIKHYYDKGIVGVMGLEW from the coding sequence ATGGGTCTAATACTAGTCTACACTGGTGATGGTAAGGGTAAGACCACTGCTGCATTGGGTCTAGTGCTGAGGGCTTATGGGCATGGATTGAAGTCTATAGTTGCGCATGTTATGAAGACCCTAATCTATAGGGGACAGTGGGTTGGCGAGTACTCTGCATTACTCAAGATGAGTGACCTGGTTGAGGTGTATTACATGAGTGAGGAGGCGTTGAGAAGCCCTCGGGATGTCTTCAGTAAGGCCATTGAAAGAAGCATAATGGTTAAGCCATTCCTATTAATACTAGATGAGGTCAACAACGCGGTTGAAGGTGGATTATTGACCAGCAGTGAGGTTATTGATGGTTTAAGGAAACTACCCAATGAAGTTAACGTTGTTTTAACAGGGCGTAATGCACCAAGTGAATTCCTTGAGTTAGCTGACTTAGTAACTGAGTTTAAGCCCATTAAGCACTACTATGATAAGGGTATTGTGGGTGTCATGGGTCTTGAATGGTGA
- a CDS encoding 50S ribosomal protein L13, translating into MSEVKVLNKGELPKENEVVINASNHVAGRLATVVAKLALQGKRVIIINAENAVITGDRNMVIDWFKRRMSEIRTHYNPEKVGPKWPRRPDRILRRIIRGMLPYKRSRGKIALKRIRIYMGVPSEYSNREVYVIPGSMLKPRPGLKYVTLGEIWASIEPSEYEAWKEAQGIATKGGKPTKQ; encoded by the coding sequence ATGAGCGAGGTCAAGGTGCTTAATAAGGGTGAATTACCCAAGGAGAATGAGGTAGTGATTAATGCGTCAAATCACGTTGCAGGTAGATTAGCAACAGTTGTTGCTAAGTTAGCGCTGCAGGGTAAGAGGGTCATCATAATTAACGCTGAGAATGCTGTTATAACCGGTGATAGGAACATGGTCATTGACTGGTTTAAGAGGAGGATGAGTGAAATCAGGACCCATTATAATCCAGAGAAGGTTGGCCCCAAGTGGCCTAGGAGACCAGACAGGATCCTCAGGAGAATCATCAGGGGCATGCTTCCGTACAAGCGGAGTAGGGGTAAGATAGCCTTGAAAAGGATAAGAATATACATGGGTGTACCAAGCGAGTACAGTAATAGGGAGGTGTACGTAATCCCAGGCTCAATGCTTAAGCCTAGGCCTGGTTTAAAGTACGTAACCCTTGGGGAGATTTGGGCCAGTATAGAACCCAGTGAATATGAAGCATGGAAGGAGGCGCAGGGCATAGCAACTAAGGGTGGAAAACCCACTAAACAGTAG
- a CDS encoding Ig-like domain-containing protein, whose translation MLNFRKGQMSAIEAIVVVVIIALAVVVFIRLFPSYLPTAGSEINTLQLDAMAQSLLSYIVTNPGNPTYWGLNASLMSAFGLASTGSAYSLDPFKVLQLVYWDYANNASVAVSPSNLRGYCSISQINGVGFKQFLSQYGISYVSLNYLWLFTVGYPTNWVISYSQVKQLLGLGNRYDFVIIIHPLYMIRVINMSSSIAYIKVTDYSTGAAIPNATVTVQYFIASLASKGNNSVFYQGYSSSITNSNGVASVNLPAPFNPNNYYYMVITAQTAGLKDYAYYQYPAVQIPLLLVGIMPLINSNGYSVIFTDPHIFTNCLLGVSLSNPSQSALGLRIVAVYKSIYNFTTMSINFTFNPSEGNNSYPVPCNYLSASNTPNYSACYWNLPSTPMLLLVWIQRNSQGESGSVPLSQLLVIPLGYNPDLYLVNRTIIFGYPVKYAPTGVSRALVYIGDAAYVIKLYLYYRGNAFSGLGVS comes from the coding sequence ATGCTTAACTTCAGGAAGGGTCAAATGAGCGCTATTGAGGCCATAGTAGTGGTGGTTATTATTGCATTAGCAGTAGTAGTGTTCATTAGGTTATTCCCCAGTTACCTACCCACTGCAGGCAGTGAGATTAATACACTTCAACTTGATGCGATGGCTCAAAGCCTACTAAGCTACATAGTCACTAACCCAGGCAATCCAACGTACTGGGGCTTAAATGCGAGCCTAATGAGTGCTTTTGGCCTAGCCTCAACTGGGTCAGCCTACTCACTGGATCCATTTAAGGTTCTTCAACTAGTCTACTGGGATTACGCTAACAACGCCAGTGTTGCTGTGTCGCCAAGTAACCTTAGGGGTTACTGTAGTATTAGCCAGATAAATGGCGTGGGTTTTAAGCAGTTCCTAAGCCAATACGGTATCAGCTACGTTTCATTGAATTACCTATGGTTATTTACAGTTGGTTACCCAACCAATTGGGTAATTAGTTATAGCCAAGTTAAGCAACTGCTCGGCCTAGGTAATAGGTACGACTTTGTGATTATTATTCACCCACTCTACATGATAAGGGTGATTAATATGTCCTCAAGCATAGCGTACATTAAGGTTACCGACTACTCCACAGGTGCAGCAATACCTAATGCGACAGTTACAGTGCAGTACTTCATAGCATCATTAGCATCCAAGGGCAACAACTCAGTATTCTACCAAGGTTACTCCTCATCAATAACCAACTCCAATGGAGTGGCTTCAGTTAACTTACCTGCACCCTTTAATCCAAACAATTACTACTACATGGTTATTACAGCCCAGACGGCCGGGTTAAAGGACTACGCCTACTACCAATACCCCGCAGTCCAAATACCACTATTATTGGTGGGTATAATGCCATTAATTAACAGTAATGGCTACAGCGTAATATTCACTGACCCACATATATTCACTAATTGCCTACTAGGCGTGAGCTTAAGTAATCCAAGCCAATCTGCATTAGGCTTAAGGATAGTTGCAGTGTATAAGTCAATATACAACTTCACCACAATGAGCATAAACTTCACGTTTAACCCATCGGAAGGCAATAATAGTTACCCAGTGCCATGCAATTACCTTAGCGCTAGTAATACGCCGAACTACTCAGCATGCTACTGGAACCTACCCAGCACACCAATGCTCCTGCTTGTCTGGATACAGAGGAATAGCCAGGGAGAAAGCGGTTCAGTTCCATTAAGCCAATTACTCGTCATACCCCTAGGCTACAACCCAGACCTATATTTAGTTAATAGAACAATAATCTTCGGTTACCCGGTTAAGTACGCACCCACCGGTGTATCTAGGGCGTTAGTCTACATTGGTGATGCAGCCTACGTGATTAAGCTCTACCTATACTACAGGGGTAATGCCTTCAGTGGACTGGGGGTGAGTTAA